One region of Flavobacterium sp. GSB-24 genomic DNA includes:
- a CDS encoding alpha/beta hydrolase, which produces MQKVRLILIVFFYVIAVQSQQYKIDTSYTIKSTFTKLIKKYPFITIPEIKPNPDVTEMFDLVYNKEQDRTLHFDAFVNTKKKKNPVVIMIHGGGWRSGNKNQMQFLGKEIASKGYSCFTIEYRLSLEAKYPTGVVDVKNAIRFIKDNAGKFNVDPNKIAVLGCSSGGQMAALIGTTNENPIFEDKTFKSKHSSKVNAIADVDGVLAFKHPESSEGDMAAFWLGGKSDETPENWKNASALTHTDKNTPPILYICSSIPRFHAGRDDMIKILNENKIYNEVQTIPDSPHSFWFYEPWFGQTVSYTVRFLDKIFK; this is translated from the coding sequence ATGCAGAAAGTGAGATTAATTTTAATAGTATTTTTTTATGTAATTGCAGTTCAAAGCCAGCAGTACAAGATTGATACGTCTTATACAATTAAAAGTACTTTTACTAAATTGATTAAGAAATATCCATTTATCACAATTCCAGAAATTAAGCCCAATCCAGACGTTACAGAAATGTTTGATTTGGTTTATAATAAGGAACAAGATAGGACATTACATTTTGATGCATTTGTAAATACAAAAAAGAAAAAGAATCCAGTCGTAATAATGATTCATGGCGGAGGATGGAGATCTGGAAATAAAAACCAAATGCAGTTTTTAGGAAAAGAGATCGCATCAAAAGGGTATTCTTGTTTTACCATAGAATATAGATTGTCGCTGGAAGCCAAATATCCAACGGGTGTAGTTGATGTAAAAAATGCAATCAGATTTATAAAAGACAATGCAGGAAAATTTAATGTAGATCCTAATAAAATTGCGGTTTTAGGCTGTTCGTCAGGAGGTCAAATGGCAGCTTTAATAGGAACAACAAATGAAAATCCGATTTTTGAAGATAAAACTTTTAAAAGTAAACATTCATCAAAAGTTAATGCGATTGCCGATGTAGATGGAGTATTAGCATTCAAACATCCAGAATCATCAGAAGGAGATATGGCTGCCTTTTGGCTTGGCGGAAAATCAGATGAAACTCCAGAAAACTGGAAAAATGCCTCTGCATTAACTCATACCGATAAAAATACACCGCCGATATTATACATCTGCAGCAGTATTCCGAGATTTCATGCAGGACGTGATGATATGATTAAAATTTTGAATGAGAATAAAATCTATAATGAAGTGCAGACAATTCCAGATTCGCCGCATTCGTTTTGGTTTTACGAACCTTGGTTTGGACAAACAGTTTCGTACACCGTACGATTTTTAGATAAAATTTTTAAGTAA
- a CDS encoding RagB/SusD family nutrient uptake outer membrane protein: MKKFIIILGIIAGTLSSCSNYIEEESLSNVPADGTYKTAAGFQLLINTNYAWLKSIYGGNPWLFEAGTDMYAEGRTPEPAGLSQYTLLIPSSDNVADLYRPCYQLIQSVNKAIYYSTVTEQTSNLNTLLGEARFLRAQAYFLLVQTYGGVPIVSENITSPVLSFTRNSAEEVYEQIISDLDFALANVGTAAYSTSGKVNKRAVNDLLAKVYLTRGYETFGKADDFSKAAAYADAAIAGQTLAIAFDQLFKPGNDLNAETIFSVQYDKASTSTDPTKLGNNQFYYFSSYLGGAETGAPLRSYNLCPTDYALGLYEKGDARWNATFMTEILEGPETTNGVTKTILYYPYYRSSNPASLKVRHFYEPKWFTPADKTAWMTANASRLASTFVYHPWGEYSAAHTLIKNLDCYTIPVKKFDDPDPTTPSSTGPVSTRDIIVARLGETYLVAAEAYLKAGNPGTGLDRLNEVRRRAGVANATLAQFNIDYILDERGRELLGEYKRWFDLKRTGTLVARASAHNYKIKEANFVGVDGKLKILRPIPQSALDLNQNKDFPQNPGY, translated from the coding sequence ATGAAAAAATTCATCATAATATTAGGAATCATTGCAGGAACCTTAAGTTCTTGCAGTAATTATATCGAAGAAGAAAGTTTGTCAAATGTTCCAGCTGATGGAACTTATAAAACAGCGGCAGGTTTTCAGTTATTAATAAACACAAACTATGCTTGGCTTAAAAGTATTTACGGAGGAAATCCATGGCTTTTTGAAGCAGGAACTGATATGTATGCGGAAGGAAGAACTCCAGAACCAGCAGGTTTGAGCCAGTATACGCTTTTAATTCCGTCCTCAGACAATGTTGCCGATTTGTACAGACCTTGTTATCAGTTAATTCAATCAGTGAATAAAGCAATTTATTATTCAACTGTGACCGAGCAAACTTCTAATTTAAATACACTTTTAGGTGAAGCTAGATTTTTAAGAGCTCAGGCTTATTTTCTATTAGTTCAGACTTATGGTGGTGTGCCAATTGTAAGCGAGAATATTACAAGCCCAGTTTTATCTTTTACAAGAAACAGTGCAGAAGAAGTATACGAACAAATTATTTCAGATTTAGATTTTGCTTTAGCTAATGTTGGAACTGCTGCTTACAGCACATCTGGAAAAGTCAACAAAAGAGCTGTAAACGATTTATTAGCAAAAGTATATTTAACAAGAGGATATGAAACTTTTGGTAAAGCGGATGATTTTTCAAAAGCTGCCGCTTATGCCGATGCTGCAATCGCAGGACAGACTTTAGCTATCGCTTTCGATCAGCTATTTAAACCAGGAAATGATTTAAATGCAGAAACGATTTTTTCTGTACAGTACGACAAAGCTTCAACTAGTACAGATCCGACGAAATTGGGTAACAACCAGTTTTACTATTTCAGTTCTTATTTAGGAGGGGCAGAAACTGGAGCGCCACTAAGAAGTTACAATTTATGTCCTACAGATTATGCACTAGGTTTATACGAAAAAGGTGATGCAAGATGGAATGCTACTTTTATGACAGAAATTTTAGAAGGGCCTGAAACAACAAACGGCGTTACAAAAACTATTTTATATTATCCGTATTACAGAAGTTCAAACCCAGCTTCATTAAAAGTGAGACATTTTTACGAGCCAAAATGGTTTACTCCAGCAGATAAAACAGCTTGGATGACAGCAAATGCTTCTAGGTTAGCTTCAACATTTGTGTACCATCCTTGGGGAGAATACTCTGCAGCACATACGTTAATTAAAAACTTAGACTGCTACACTATTCCAGTTAAGAAATTTGATGATCCCGACCCAACTACTCCTTCTAGCACAGGACCTGTAAGTACAAGAGATATCATTGTAGCAAGATTGGGAGAAACTTATCTTGTAGCTGCTGAAGCCTATTTAAAAGCTGGAAATCCGGGAACTGGATTAGATCGTTTAAACGAAGTGCGCAGAAGAGCAGGAGTAGCCAATGCAACTTTAGCTCAATTTAATATCGACTATATCCTAGACGAAAGAGGAAGAGAGTTATTAGGAGAATACAAACGCTGGTTCGATTTAAAACGTACTGGAACTTTGGTAGCGAGAGCTTCAGCTCATAATTATAAAATAAAAGAAGCAAATTTTGTTGGTGTTGACGGCAAACTTAAAATTTTAAGACCAATACCACAATCTGCTTTAGATTTAAACCAAAATAAAGATTTTCCTCAAAATCCTGGTTATTAG
- a CDS encoding TonB-dependent receptor — MNFKKLSKKKEKYSFVFLFFLNLLLCNTTNAQSVLIEGKITDAAGLSLPGVNIQEKGTKNGTSTDFEGSFKMNVTNPKATLVISYLGFQTQEVTIAGKSKINVSLAEQSNSLNEVVVVGYGSVKKTDLTGSISTISAATITERNTTSPLEAIQGSTPGVQISSASGRAGDGYKVVIRGNNSLVGSSPLYIVDGVPVDNIDFLNPQDISRMDVLKDASSAAIYGSRGASGVIIVTTKSGANVKSGINVTFDTSYGNKTAVRMPKMMNGAEWWKFHQVAYMSATPQTQTPAQLAALAGNQSPLLVSRANNGYNFDWTDAVLKPGMTQNNYLNVTGRSDSGLSYNLGFGVQSDEGLIENDSTDKYSFKLGLNHKINDKFTTGANITVARLDTQLGSDLAMQDAFRLSPLMSPWAVDAQGNEKVGTLFFLPGKLTYPDGSWAINKTSTVNPLMEIANSSQTEKTWQTVGNVFFQYQPLKWLSFKTTFAGGIENTVTSTAYKAQTNAGVTLNGKNSASIKNFNNFNYTWDNQIDLKHTFKEVHDFSVLLLQSLYSNVDETSYLYSNNQPFDVGSNNMGSGVQTSYNISSGYQKNTLSSYAVRLNYTFKDKYLLTASTRWDGSSVLSEGNKWQSFPSVALGWKISKESFLANSSVISDLKLRASLGYTGNDNVAPYTSQALLNQQTFYANGANVVSGWQSENLANQNLTWEKTRELNFGLDYGFLNNRITGSVDVYDRLSDKLIYKQELPLETGYKNTFSNVGSVSNKGVEVLLTTKNIKSKNVNWETTFTFTKNVNKLESIYNQDQVSDIGNKLILGSELNPNYNYVYDGVWQESEAAQAASYGMAPGQARPKDLNNDGKFNQDDRTVIGNANPDWQGSLYSKLTVGNFDFNFSVLTSQGQTVLSTFHQNFADVSDRGRQKLAMDYFIPTNGTGIEANANNTNPRPGPVATGAGAYWTSLFGYYRDVSYVKIKNISLGYTLDSELLKRLKISNLRIYVNVLDPFVFTDFDGYDPEWAGAAFGVNRPASVTTQLGLSVKF, encoded by the coding sequence ATGAATTTTAAAAAACTATCAAAGAAAAAAGAAAAATACAGCTTTGTATTTTTATTTTTCCTGAATTTACTGCTGTGTAATACAACAAATGCACAGTCAGTACTAATTGAAGGAAAAATTACCGATGCCGCGGGACTATCACTTCCTGGAGTAAATATTCAGGAAAAAGGAACTAAAAACGGAACTTCAACAGATTTTGAAGGAAGTTTTAAAATGAATGTAACTAATCCAAAAGCCACTTTGGTTATTAGTTATTTAGGCTTTCAAACGCAAGAAGTCACTATTGCCGGAAAATCTAAAATTAACGTAAGTCTTGCAGAACAATCCAACTCTCTAAATGAAGTTGTTGTGGTTGGTTATGGCTCTGTTAAAAAAACTGATTTAACAGGATCTATTAGTACAATCAGTGCTGCAACTATTACGGAAAGAAATACTACAAGCCCATTAGAGGCAATTCAAGGAAGTACACCAGGGGTTCAGATTTCATCTGCTTCAGGACGTGCAGGAGACGGATACAAAGTGGTAATCAGAGGAAATAATTCATTAGTTGGATCATCACCATTATATATCGTAGATGGTGTTCCAGTTGATAATATTGACTTTTTGAATCCGCAGGATATTTCTAGAATGGATGTTTTAAAAGATGCCTCTTCGGCAGCAATTTATGGTTCGCGAGGAGCGAGTGGTGTTATTATCGTAACAACAAAAAGCGGTGCGAATGTAAAATCTGGAATCAACGTCACTTTTGATACTTCTTATGGTAATAAAACTGCCGTGAGAATGCCAAAAATGATGAACGGAGCAGAATGGTGGAAATTTCATCAGGTTGCCTATATGAGTGCAACACCTCAAACACAAACGCCTGCGCAATTAGCAGCTTTAGCAGGAAATCAAAGTCCATTATTAGTTTCCCGCGCTAACAACGGTTACAATTTTGACTGGACAGATGCTGTTCTTAAACCAGGTATGACTCAAAACAATTATTTAAATGTTACAGGACGTTCAGATTCTGGTTTGAGCTATAATTTAGGATTTGGTGTTCAAAGCGATGAAGGGCTTATCGAAAATGATTCGACTGATAAGTATTCTTTTAAATTGGGATTGAACCATAAAATCAATGATAAATTTACTACTGGGGCCAACATTACTGTTGCACGTCTTGATACACAATTAGGAAGTGATTTAGCAATGCAGGATGCTTTCAGATTAAGTCCGCTGATGTCGCCTTGGGCTGTAGATGCACAAGGAAATGAGAAAGTGGGAACACTGTTTTTCCTTCCAGGAAAATTAACTTATCCAGATGGTTCATGGGCAATAAACAAAACCAGTACTGTAAACCCATTAATGGAAATTGCCAATTCATCTCAAACAGAAAAAACATGGCAAACAGTTGGAAATGTTTTCTTCCAATACCAGCCTTTAAAATGGCTTTCGTTTAAAACAACATTTGCAGGAGGTATCGAAAACACTGTTACCAGTACAGCTTATAAAGCGCAGACCAATGCAGGTGTAACCTTAAACGGAAAAAATTCTGCATCAATTAAAAACTTCAACAACTTTAACTACACTTGGGATAACCAGATCGATTTAAAACACACATTTAAAGAAGTACATGATTTTAGTGTTTTATTATTACAGAGTTTGTATTCAAATGTTGATGAAACATCTTATTTATATTCTAACAATCAGCCTTTTGATGTTGGATCAAATAATATGGGATCTGGAGTTCAGACGAGTTATAACATAAGTTCTGGATATCAAAAGAACACTTTAAGTTCTTATGCAGTTCGTTTAAATTATACATTTAAAGACAAATATCTTTTAACAGCTTCTACAAGATGGGATGGTTCTTCTGTTTTATCTGAAGGTAATAAATGGCAGAGTTTCCCTTCTGTAGCTTTAGGATGGAAAATTAGCAAAGAATCTTTCTTAGCAAATAGCTCAGTTATTTCAGATTTAAAACTTCGCGCAAGTTTAGGTTATACAGGAAACGACAACGTTGCACCTTATACTTCTCAGGCTTTATTGAATCAGCAGACTTTTTATGCAAATGGAGCGAATGTAGTTTCGGGCTGGCAGTCTGAAAATTTAGCGAATCAAAACTTAACTTGGGAAAAAACACGAGAGTTAAACTTTGGTCTTGATTACGGATTCTTAAATAACAGAATCACAGGTTCTGTAGATGTTTATGACAGATTATCAGATAAATTAATTTATAAACAAGAACTGCCTCTTGAAACAGGTTATAAAAATACATTTTCTAACGTTGGATCTGTTAGTAATAAAGGGGTAGAAGTTCTTTTAACTACAAAAAATATCAAAAGCAAAAATGTAAATTGGGAAACTACTTTCACGTTTACTAAAAACGTAAATAAATTAGAGTCAATTTACAATCAGGATCAAGTAAGTGATATTGGAAACAAATTAATTTTAGGATCTGAATTAAATCCAAACTACAATTACGTTTATGACGGAGTTTGGCAGGAAAGCGAAGCTGCACAAGCTGCGTCATACGGAATGGCTCCAGGGCAGGCAAGACCAAAGGATTTGAACAATGACGGTAAATTCAATCAAGATGATAGAACTGTAATCGGAAATGCTAATCCAGACTGGCAGGGAAGTTTATATTCTAAATTGACCGTTGGTAATTTTGATTTCAATTTCTCAGTTTTAACGAGCCAAGGACAAACAGTTTTAAGTACTTTCCACCAAAACTTTGCTGATGTGAGCGACCGTGGACGTCAGAAATTAGCAATGGATTACTTTATTCCAACAAACGGGACAGGAATTGAGGCTAATGCAAATAATACAAACCCAAGACCAGGGCCTGTAGCTACTGGAGCTGGAGCTTATTGGACTTCTTTATTTGGGTACTACAGAGACGTTTCTTACGTAAAAATTAAAAATATATCTTTAGGATACACATTAGATTCTGAACTATTGAAAAGGCTTAAAATAAGTAATTTAAGAATTTACGTGAATGTTTTAGACCCATTTGTATTTACAGATTTTGATGGATATGATCCTGAATGGGCTGGTGCTGCCTTTGGAGTAAACCGTCCAGCATCAGTGACTACACAATTAGGATTAAGTGTTAAATTTTAA
- a CDS encoding glycoside hydrolase family 28 protein, translating into MIPPKNLTFNWIVFLTAFTVVAVSCAKRTSSVSSNALNPWKKMDLVLKSIPQTHFLDKVYNINDFGAVADGKTLNTEVFQKAIKECAANGGGQVLVPNGKYLTGAIHLESNVNLHLEDHAEILFSLNPKDYPIVHTSWEGTEVMNYSPLIYAKNKTNIAVTGKGTLNGQADSTNWWIWSGGKNYGWKKGIPSQNDPTNREVLVDMAEKGVPVAERIFGEGRYLRPNFIEFFECNTALIKDVTIINSPFWILHPIKTNNMIIDGVTVNSHGPNNDGCDPEYSQNIVIKNCTFNTGDDCIAIKSGRDADGRRVAIPSKNIIVQNCKMIDGHGGVVIGSEISAGVNNVFVENCVMDSPNLDRAIRIKTNSKRGGIIEDIFVRNLEVGTVKECVLKLNMFYNVYGSQTGNFIPTIRNVSLENVNVKNGGKYSVWAEGYAASPVENITLKNVKIQKVDSVYLLKNVKNINFINTYINEKKVESIKH; encoded by the coding sequence ATGATTCCTCCTAAAAACCTCACATTTAATTGGATTGTATTTTTAACTGCTTTTACTGTAGTGGCGGTATCATGCGCAAAGAGAACCTCTTCTGTTTCTTCTAATGCATTGAATCCGTGGAAAAAAATGGATTTGGTTTTAAAAAGTATTCCGCAAACACATTTTTTGGATAAAGTATACAACATAAATGATTTTGGTGCTGTTGCAGATGGAAAAACGCTTAATACGGAAGTTTTTCAAAAAGCAATAAAAGAATGTGCGGCAAACGGAGGCGGGCAGGTTTTGGTTCCAAATGGGAAATATCTAACTGGAGCTATACACTTAGAAAGTAATGTGAACCTGCATTTAGAAGATCACGCTGAGATTCTTTTTAGTTTAAATCCTAAAGATTATCCAATCGTTCATACCTCTTGGGAGGGAACAGAAGTAATGAATTACTCTCCTCTTATTTATGCAAAGAACAAAACCAATATTGCTGTAACTGGAAAAGGTACTTTAAACGGTCAGGCTGACAGCACCAATTGGTGGATTTGGTCTGGCGGAAAAAATTACGGCTGGAAAAAAGGGATTCCGTCTCAAAATGATCCGACAAACCGTGAAGTATTGGTCGATATGGCTGAAAAAGGAGTTCCTGTTGCCGAACGCATTTTTGGTGAAGGAAGATATCTTCGTCCAAATTTTATTGAGTTTTTTGAATGCAATACCGCATTAATCAAAGATGTTACAATCATAAATTCTCCTTTTTGGATTTTGCATCCAATTAAGACAAACAACATGATTATTGATGGCGTAACGGTTAACAGCCATGGGCCAAATAATGACGGCTGTGATCCTGAGTATTCTCAAAATATTGTAATTAAAAACTGCACTTTTAATACTGGCGACGATTGTATTGCAATAAAATCCGGCCGCGATGCCGATGGAAGAAGAGTGGCAATTCCGAGTAAAAATATAATTGTGCAAAACTGTAAAATGATCGACGGCCATGGCGGTGTTGTTATTGGGAGCGAAATTTCCGCAGGTGTAAATAATGTATTTGTTGAAAATTGTGTAATGGACAGTCCCAATCTGGATCGCGCCATTCGTATCAAAACCAACTCTAAAAGGGGTGGCATTATCGAAGATATTTTTGTTAGAAATCTTGAAGTCGGCACTGTTAAAGAATGTGTTTTAAAATTAAACATGTTTTATAATGTATACGGATCACAGACTGGGAATTTTATTCCAACCATTAGAAATGTAAGTTTAGAAAACGTAAATGTGAAAAACGGTGGCAAATACAGCGTTTGGGCAGAAGGATATGCAGCATCTCCAGTGGAAAATATTACCCTTAAAAACGTGAAAATTCAGAAAGTAGATTCTGTTTATTTATTAAAAAACGTAAAAAACATAAATTTTATAAATACCTACATCAATGAGAAAAAAGTAGAATCAATTAAACACTAA
- a CDS encoding LacI family DNA-binding transcriptional regulator — translation MSEKVTIYDIAEKLNITAATVSRALNNNPKIKEATRELVIKTAAAMNYKQNKLALALKSGRSNNIGVIVPRIDSNFFASVIRGIEEELYPHGYQVIICQTHESIKRENENLHTLVDAQVDGIMMSVTGVSDENDSAFRNVLEKNVPLIFFDRSKHIDGVSSVTINDFKGGYLATKHLIDEGCRNIAHFSGDQSLDIFKNRFLGYKQALLDNGIEFNEKYVIYTKSAVDAGKEAVDKLLQLETPPDAIFSSSDFAALGAIQELKERNINIPNDFCVAGFSNEPFTKFMELSITSVDQSPLEMGRMSARVFLEQVDKTDTIKIEKKVVLAPELHIRKSSTKTNF, via the coding sequence ATGAGTGAAAAAGTAACTATTTACGATATTGCTGAAAAACTAAATATCACTGCTGCAACAGTTTCTAGAGCACTAAATAACAATCCTAAAATTAAGGAGGCTACACGTGAGCTGGTGATTAAAACCGCAGCGGCGATGAACTATAAGCAGAACAAATTGGCGCTGGCTTTAAAAAGTGGTCGAAGTAATAATATCGGAGTTATTGTACCGCGTATTGACAGCAATTTCTTTGCGTCTGTAATCAGGGGAATTGAAGAAGAACTTTATCCTCATGGCTATCAGGTTATTATCTGTCAAACACACGAAAGTATTAAGAGAGAGAATGAAAATCTTCATACGCTTGTAGATGCGCAGGTTGACGGAATTATGATGTCTGTAACTGGCGTTTCTGATGAAAATGACAGCGCTTTTAGAAATGTACTAGAAAAAAATGTACCACTGATATTTTTTGATAGAAGCAAGCACATCGATGGCGTAAGCTCTGTCACTATTAACGACTTTAAAGGAGGTTATTTAGCCACTAAACATTTGATTGATGAAGGCTGTAGAAATATTGCTCACTTTTCTGGAGATCAATCGCTGGACATCTTTAAAAACCGTTTCTTAGGATACAAACAAGCTTTACTTGATAACGGAATAGAGTTTAATGAAAAATATGTTATTTACACCAAAAGTGCTGTCGATGCTGGAAAAGAAGCAGTCGATAAACTTTTGCAATTAGAAACTCCTCCCGATGCTATATTTTCTTCGAGTGATTTTGCTGCATTAGGAGCTATTCAAGAATTAAAAGAGCGCAATATCAATATTCCAAACGATTTTTGTGTGGCTGGTTTTAGTAATGAGCCTTTTACAAAATTCATGGAATTATCTATCACATCTGTAGATCAGTCACCATTGGAAATGGGAAGAATGTCTGCCCGCGTTTTCTTAGAACAAGTCGATAAAACAGATACTATTAAAATCGAAAAAAAGGTGGTTCTTGCACCAGAATTACATATTCGTAAATCTTCTACCAAAACTAATTTTTAA
- a CDS encoding altronate dehydratase family protein, translating to MATQKKLIKVNPTDNVAVALVNLTAGEVIDFEGESITVESDVKMKHKIAMVPFNVGDRIIMYGVLVGKASARIEKGGLLSTLNVKHESDKVTGKTETIGWNAPNVDKWKDRTWQGYHREDGQVGTENVWLFFPLVFCENRNIEILKDIFEKELMKPKENDYQLLLRSLVKSETGGAGNQEASNDANLFNNIEVKFITHQGGCGGIRQDSHSLAKLLAGYVNNPNVAGATVLSLGCQNLQISIFKEALDAINPNSKKPVLIYDQQSIGTIETMLSSVVKDTFEAIKKANEIKRQPAPLSKLRIGLECGGSDGFSGISANPTLGVLSDHLVALGGTTILSEFPELCGVEQELVNRCVDDKDGKRFLDLMQWYEKTVVDAGSGFDMNPSPGNIKDGLITDAMKSAGAAKKGGTSPIVGVYDYGEYINEAGFTLLCTPGNDVECTTAMVGSGANMVLFTTGLGTPTGNPIAPVVKISSNTQLANKMSDIIDIDTGGIITGEKSIDEMADEMLEFIIDVASGNIKTKAAILNQNDFIPWKRGVSL from the coding sequence ATGGCAACGCAGAAAAAATTAATAAAAGTTAATCCTACTGATAACGTAGCGGTAGCTTTGGTAAATCTTACAGCAGGCGAAGTAATTGATTTTGAAGGAGAATCAATTACTGTTGAGTCTGATGTAAAAATGAAACATAAGATTGCAATGGTTCCTTTTAATGTAGGAGACAGAATCATTATGTACGGTGTTTTGGTGGGAAAAGCTAGTGCAAGAATCGAAAAAGGAGGATTGCTTTCTACTTTAAACGTAAAACACGAAAGTGATAAAGTTACTGGTAAAACAGAAACTATTGGCTGGAATGCACCAAATGTTGATAAATGGAAAGATAGAACGTGGCAGGGCTATCATAGAGAAGATGGACAGGTTGGAACAGAAAATGTATGGTTATTTTTTCCGTTAGTTTTTTGTGAAAACAGAAACATCGAAATCTTAAAAGATATCTTTGAGAAAGAGTTGATGAAACCTAAAGAAAACGATTATCAATTGTTGTTGCGTTCTTTAGTAAAATCAGAAACTGGCGGAGCAGGAAATCAAGAAGCGTCAAACGATGCTAACTTGTTCAATAATATCGAAGTTAAATTCATTACACATCAAGGTGGATGCGGTGGAATTCGTCAGGATTCTCACAGTTTAGCGAAGCTTTTGGCTGGTTACGTAAATAATCCAAACGTGGCTGGAGCAACAGTATTAAGTTTAGGATGCCAGAATCTTCAAATTTCAATTTTCAAGGAAGCTTTAGATGCTATTAATCCAAACAGTAAAAAGCCTGTTTTAATTTACGATCAGCAGTCTATTGGAACAATTGAAACCATGTTGAGCAGTGTTGTAAAAGATACTTTTGAAGCGATTAAAAAAGCAAATGAAATAAAAAGACAACCAGCTCCATTATCTAAACTAAGAATTGGTTTAGAATGCGGTGGATCTGACGGATTTTCTGGAATTTCTGCAAACCCAACGTTGGGAGTGTTGTCGGATCATTTAGTTGCTTTAGGAGGAACTACAATTCTTTCTGAATTTCCAGAATTATGCGGCGTAGAACAGGAATTAGTTAATCGTTGTGTAGATGATAAAGATGGAAAACGTTTCTTAGACTTAATGCAGTGGTACGAAAAAACAGTTGTAGATGCAGGTTCAGGATTTGACATGAATCCATCACCAGGAAACATCAAAGACGGTTTAATTACAGATGCAATGAAATCGGCTGGTGCGGCTAAAAAAGGAGGGACTTCACCAATTGTAGGGGTTTACGATTATGGAGAATATATTAATGAAGCAGGCTTTACATTGTTGTGTACTCCCGGAAACGATGTGGAATGTACAACTGCAATGGTAGGTTCTGGAGCAAACATGGTATTGTTTACAACAGGTTTAGGAACTCCGACAGGAAACCCAATTGCACCAGTTGTAAAGATTTCATCAAACACGCAGTTAGCAAATAAAATGTCTGATATTATCGATATTGATACTGGTGGAATTATCACTGGAGAAAAATCAATTGATGAAATGGCCGACGAAATGTTGGAATTTATTATTGATGTTGCCAGCGGAAATATTAAAACTAAAGCAGCAATATTAAATCAAAACGATTTTATTCCTTGGAAAAGAGGGGTTTCGCTTTAA